From the Mycobacterium noviomagense genome, the window GCTGCGGTAGAACCGTGCGCCCGGTTCGCCGGCATATGGGTTGGCCACAAACCGGGATGCGGTCAGGCCCGGCCGCTTCCAATACCCGCGGACCAGCTGGCCGCCGGCGTAGTACAGCTCACCGACCACGCCGACCGGCACCGGCTTGAGGCCGTCGTCCAGCACATAGACCTGCGAATCCGGTTGTGGCTTACCGAGAATCGGCACCGGCGGGCTCAGCGGCCCGCGTACCAACGCACCCGAGGTTTCGGTGGCGCCGAAGTTGTTCAGCAGTTCGGGGCCGTCGGGCCCGCCGCACGTAGCGAGCAAGCGCTCCTGCAGTGACACCGTCATCGGCTCGCCGCCGCACACCAGCCGGGTCAGCGACCGCAGTGTGTCAGGCCATTCGTCGACCAGGGTGGAGACCAGGCTGGGCACGGCGGTCACCTGTGCTATCGCGTGCCGGCGGATCAGAGTGGCCAGCGCTTCGGAGTCGCGGTGCGCGTCATCGTTGGCCAGGATCGTGGTGGCGCCCGCGGCCAGCCCGGCCAGGGTCTCCATGCAGCCTTCGAGGAACGTCATGGACGCCTGTGCCAGCCGAACGTCGTTGCCGTGTACCGGGTAGTGCCACAACTGCCAGTTCAGCCGGGTTGTCATCGCCCGGTGGGTGCCCACGACGCCCTTGGGCTTGCCGGTCGATCCGGAGGTGAACACCAGGTACATCGGATCTTCAGGGTGCGGCAGCGGCAGCCGGCGCCGCGGCGTTCCCGCATCCATTGCGGCCTGCACGGCGGGATCGTCGAGCGAAATCATTGACACCCCGGGAGCATCCGGCATGCTGTCGACCGCTTCGGTGGTCACGACAACCAGCTGGGGGTCGACGTCGTCGAGCATGAATTGCTTGCGTGCCAACGGGTAGGCGGGATCAAGCGGAAAGAATCCGGCGCCAGCCTTCATGATGCCCACCAGCGCAACCACCATGTCGATGCCGCGCCTGGTGGACAGGCCGACCAACGATCCTGGCCCGACCCCGTGATCGGCAAGCAGATAGGCGAAGTTGTCCGACCGGCGATGCAACGCAGGGAAATCGATCTGGTCGTCTCCGCAGCGCAACGCGATGCGCTCGGCGTCGAATGCCCGGGTCGGCTCGAGCAATTCGGGAATGGTCAGTGGTCGGTCGACCGGCGGCTGGCCGCCGCGGCTCCAGTCGGTCAGTATGCGCTCGCATTCGGCGGCGTCGATCAACTGCACGTCGCGTAACGTCGCATCGACGTCATCGGCGAACGCCTGGACGACCTTCGTGAGCCAGTCGGCGAACCGTTCAATGGTGGCCCGACGATACAGCTCGGTTCGGTAAATGATGTTTCCGTTGTATCCCGCATCCGTGCCGAAGAAGTTGACGCTCAAATCGGCGTGCGCGATGTCGAATGTCGGCTCCAGCAAGGTGAATACCGCGTTGCCGGCGGGGCCGGTGTCGATGACCCGCTCGGCGGGCAGCTGGTCTCGGACATGCACCACCACCTGGAACAGCGGATTGCGCGACAGCGAACGCACCGGGCTGACGGCATCCACCACCCGATCGAACGGCAAGTCCTGATGAGCGTAGGCACCCAGCGCCGTTTCCCGCGCCCGTCGGAGCACCTCACCCAGGCTCGGGTTTCCGGCCAAGTCATTGCGCAGCACCAAGATGTTGACGAAAAAGCCGACTAATTGGTCAAGTTCGGGTTCGGCGCGGTTAGCGATCGGTGTACCCAATGGAATAGCGACGCCGCCGCCGGTTTTGTGCAGCACCACCGCGACGGCTGACTGCAACAGCATGAACTCGGTGATGCCCAGCTCGCGGCTCAGCTCGGCGAGCTTGGCGCGGGTGTGCTTGTCGATGCCGAATTCGACGCAGTCCCCGACGCCGCTTGGTACCGGAGGGCGCGGAAAGTCCGACCGCAGCCCGGTGTCCTCGGGTAGCGCTTCCAGTTGCCGCGTCCAGTACTCGCGTTGTGCGCGGGCAGTGGGCTGGTCGTCGTCCAGCAGCGCGCCTTGCCACGCCGCGTAGTCGCCGTACTGCACCGGTAGCGGTGCCCACGACGGCTTTTGGCCGGCGCGGCGCGCCCGGTAGGCGGTGAGCAAGTCGGCGAACAGTACTCCGCCCGACCAGTGGTCGATGGCGATATGGTGCACCACCAACGACAGCACATGCTCCGGATTGGTCTGTGAGTCGGTGTGCAACAGCGCAACCCGAATCGGCCACTCGCGGTCAAGTTCGAAGCGGTACCGACGCTCGGCGTCGAGCTCGGCCTGCAGCCACTGCTCCCCTACGCCCGTCGCCTGTCGCACCGGCACCTCGGCCGCGGCGTTGGCCACCTGATATGGCACACCGTCGATTTCGGTGTAGGTGGTGCGAAGTATTTCGTGGCGTGCCACGAGGTCGCTGACCGCCGCGACCAGGGCGTCGACGTCACATGGACCGCTCATCCGCACGGCGTAGGGAACGTTGTTGACCTCGGTGGGGCCTTCGATCTGGTAGGCGAACCATGTTCGCAGCTGGGAGGCCGACAGCGGCAGCGGCCCGTCGTGGCTGGTGGCAACCAACTTCGGCCGCTCGAGGTTGGCGCCACCGGACTGCACTTCCTCGACACGTTCGGCCAGCCGGGCGACCGTCGCGAGTTCGAAGACGTCGCGGATGCCCAACTCCACGCCGCATTCGGACCGGATCGCCGCAACGAGTTTGGTCGCCAGCAGTGAATGCCCGCCGAGGTCGAAGAACGAGTCATCGACGCCGATACGGTCGCGGCCCAGGAGCCGGCTGAACTGCTGGGCGACGCGGCGTTCGGTCGCGGTGGTCGGCTCACGGTATTCGACTGACGCGGTGATCTGCGGTTGAGGCAAAGCATCTCGATCGATCTTGCCGTGGGTGGTGATCGGGATTGCGTCGAGCACCACATAGGCGGCCGGCGTCATGTAATCGGGCAGCGCGGCGGCCACCCGGGTGCGGACGCGCTCGACGTCGACGGTGTCCGGGCCGGCGCCGTCGGCCGGGGTGAGGTAGCCGACCAAGCTCTTGCCCAGCTGCGGCAGATCCGCGGCGACGACGACGGCCTGCCCGACGCTGGGGTCGACTGAGATCGCCGCGGCCACCTCACCGAGCTCGATGCGGAAACCGCGGATCTTGACCTGTTCGTCGGCGCGGCCGACGAACTCGATATCGCCGTCGGCGTTGCGCCGGGCCAGGTCCCCGGAGCGGTACAGCCGGCCCCCCGGATTGAATGGGTCGGCGACGAAGCGTTCCGCCGTGAGCGTCGGTCGGCGGTGATAGCCGTGTGCGACATGGCTTCCGCCGATGTAGATTTCGCCGATAACCCCAGGCGGCACCGGTTGCAGCGCACCGTCGAGCAGGTGCACCTGGGTGTTGATCTTGGGTCGGCCGATCGGCACGATCCGCGTACCTTGCGCGCCCTCGACCGGATAGCTGGTGGCGTTGACGACGGTCTCGGTGGGTCCGTAGAAGTTGTACAGCGACGCGTCGAAGGTGGCGTGGAACTTGTCGGCGATCTCGCCGGGCAGCGCCTCGCCGCCGATCGGCACCCGGCGCAGTGTGCGCCATTGGTTGACGCCGGGCAGTGACAGGAACAGCCCCAGCAACGAGGGCACGAAGTGCATCGAGGTGATGCCTTCGCGGTGCAGCAGGTCGGTCAGGTAGCCAATGTCGCGCAGGCCGTCTGGCCGCGGGATCACCAGGCGGGCACCGCAAATCAGCGTGCCGAAGATTTCACCGATCGACACGTCGAAGCTGGGCGAAGCCACCTGCAGCAGGCGCTCGCTCTCGTCGACCTGGTACTCCTCGCCGAACCAGACGAAATACTCGGCGATCGGCGCGTGCGGCACCGGAACGCCCTTGGGCAATCCCGTGGAACCGGAGGTATAGATCAGGTAGGCAGTGTTGTCGGGGCCAAGCGGTCGCACCAGCTCGGTGGGATTGCCCGGCGAGTAGCGCAGCAAATCCGTGACCGGTTCGCGCAGAACGAGTTTTGCGTCGGCGTCGCCGAGGATGAACGAGAGCCGGTCGTCGGGATACGTCGGGTCTATTGGCAGGTACACCGCACCGGCTTTGAGGACACCGAGCGCGGTGGTGACCAGCTCCGGTGACTTGTCGAGCAGCACCGCGACGCGGTCCTCGGTGCCGATGCCCTGGTCGATCAGCCAATGCGCCACCCGGTTTGCTTCTTCGTTGATCTCGCGGTAGCTGTAGTGGCGGCCTTCGTACACCACGGCGACGGCATCGGGGGTCATCGCGGCTCGCTCGGAAACCAACGCGGGCAACGTTGTCGGAGCTGTGGTGAACGCTTCCCCAGTCGAGAGGCGGCGCAGCCAGTCGGCGTCGGCGTCGCCGAGCATCGGTAGCCGCCACAGCGGAGCGTCGGGGTTGGCCAGCGCGCTGTCGAGCAGAACGATGTAGTGCTCGAGCATTTGGTGCGCCAGGGCGGTGTCAAGCACCTCGACCAGGTACTCGGCCTCGACCAGGGCGCCGTCGTCGGCGACTTCGATCATGAAATTCAGTGGAAGCTGGGTCAGCTGGCTGCGAAGCTCGCCGCGCTCGCATCGCACCCCGGGTGGGCAGAAGCCGGGGTTGTCGGCTTCCCGCATGCCGAAGCCGACCCGGGTCATTCGGTCGGCGCCGTGGCGGCGGTCGGGGTTGGATTCGCGCACCAGCCAGTCGAGGTTGACCCGCTGGTGCGCGAACGCGCCCACCGCCGTCTCGCGCGTCTGCTCCAACAGCTCACGAAATGTCTGCTGCGCCTGCGGCTGCGCCCGCAACACCACCGTGTTGCCGAAATACCCGATGACATCCTCGGTTCCGGCGCCGCGGTTCAGCACCGGGGCCGCAATCAAGAAATCGGTGGCATGCGTGTAGCGGTGCACCAGCCCGGCGAAGGCGGCGAGCAGCACCATGTAGGGAGTAGCACCGCTTTCACGGGCCAGCTCCGTCGCACGGCCGATGGTTGCCGGCGACAGGCGGGCCGTGGCGCGCTGCGAACGCCAGTTAGTCGGCACAGCTGACCCGTTCGGCCCGGGAAGTTCGAGCGGCTCAGGCAAATCCGAGATCAGCGAGCGCCAGTACGCGAGATCCTCGTCGAGATACCCGCCGCTGTCGCGGGGTGCCGGCAGCGGACCGGCCAGCGCGTGGGGGTCGGTGTAGGCGCGTGTCAGGTCGGCGAAGAACGGCGCCCACGATCCGTCGTCCCACGCGATGTGGTGAGCGGTCAGCAGCAGCATCAGCTCATCGGGACCCAGCCGCACCACGGTGATGCGCAGTGGGGCCTCCGTGGTCAAGTCGAACGGACGGCGAAACTCCCGCTGCGCCAGCACTTCCAGCCGCAACCGTTGCGCTTGTTCGGCAAGCCCGGACAGATCGTGCAGCGCCCAGCCGGGCCGCAAGTCGTCGTTGAGGACTAGATACGGCTCGCCGTCGTCACCAGTGTGGTAGGTGGTGCGCAGCAGCGGGTGGCGCTCGGCCACCGCGTCCAGCGCTTGATGCAACCTCGCCACGTCCACGGCCCCGGTGACGCGGTAGGACAGGCACACGCTGAGCAGCGCGCCGGTTGGGTCGATCGACTGCACGAACCACATCCGGCGCTGGCCGTCGGACATGTCAAGCTGTCCGTCGGATGAGTCCCCAGTGGAGAGCAGGCCTTGTGCGGCAAGCTTGCGGCGCAGCAACTCCAGGCGCTGCTCGCCGAGCCGGGTATCGGTGTCAGTCACGCGTCGAGTCAACCCTTTCCGCTCTCGTCACTTCGGCTCTCGGTGGCGGCGGTGCGGGTTGCCGCAGAGCTTCGACCAACTCGCTGCCGGTGATGCCGCCCAGCAGTCTGGCCAATGGAACCGAGCAACCGGTGAGACGACGCAGCCGCTTGCGCAGATCGAGCGCGAGCAGCGAGTCGATACCGAGGTCGACCAATGCCACACCCAGGTCGACCGATCCAGCATCCGAGACGCTCAGCGCCGCAGCCAGTTCGGTGCGCACCACCTCGTCGACCGGTCGGCCCGCGGTAGCGTTGCTCTCGGGTACCGGCTGTGCTTTGCTGCTCGCGGCAGTGAATGAGGTTGGCATGCTGTTAGTTTCGAAGAACACCTGCAACCGGTCGAAGTCCGCGGCCAGGATCAGCGGATCTCCCCGGTCGTCGCGCAGGCTTGCAACGATCGCCGCGTCGGGATTTATTGCGACCAAGCCCGATCGCTCGATGCGGGCGATCTCGCCGGGACCGCCGATCGTCGTGCCCTGCCACAGTCCCCACCGGATGGCCGTGCAGTCCAGGCCCTTGGCCCGCAACTGGCCGGCGAGCACGTCCAGCATCCGGTTGGCCGCCGCATATGCGGCATGCCCGTAGCCGCCCCATAGCCCAGACACCGACGAGCACAGCAGAATTCGGGCGTTTTCGCGCAGCGGCCACTGCTGCACCATCCGAGCCAGCCCAATGACTTTCGCGCCGAACACCGTTTCCAGGTCTGCGCCGGTGAGACGATCGTGCGGAGCGAACGTGGCCGTCCCGGCGGCGTGGACCAGCAACGACGCGCCGTCCCCGGCGTATTCCGCGGCGACAGCGGACAGCACCTTCGGGTTGGTGACGTCGCAGATCGGGGTGTGGAGTGCGACGGCGTGCTCGCCGGCCAGGCGGTCAAGCTCGTCGGAGCTTACGCCCTTGCGGCTCAACAGGGTTACACTGCGGGCGCCGTGTTCGATGCAATACCGCGCATAGTGGCGGCCGATGACTCCGTTGCCGCCGGTGATCACTACGTTGTCCAGCGCGGCTGCATCCAGAGGTCGCTCGGATGCGTCACGTTCGCGCAGCGTCCGGACATAGCAGCCACTGTCTCGCACAGCCACCTCGAGGGCATCGCCGAGTAGCACATCGACGGATGCCGGCGCGATGTCGGGGCTGATTTCCCAGCACGGCAGGTCAACATGGGCGAAGCGTTGATCCGGAAACTCGAACCCGACGCTGCGGTGCATGGCGGCCAATGCCGCTTGCGCCGGCAGCCCGGCCGGATCCCCGGCTGCGACCTGCTCGGCACCGGCCGTGACCAACCAGACGCTGCGACACCGCGGCCCGACGAGGCCCGCATAGCGCGGCAACGTCGGATGAGGCTGGCAAACCATGTGGGTCACGGCAACCGTCGCGTCGGGATCCATCAGAGCGGGAGCAATCACCACAGCGATCTCCGCCTCGTCGGGATCCGTCAGCTCACAATCAGGATGTGCGGCAATCGCTTCGACGAGCCGCTGCGGCAACGGAGTCTCGGCGAACGCGGGCTCGACAATCGCAATCCTGCGCGGACCGTCGTGGCTCGCACGAGACAGCGCATATGGGTGCCATTCCTCGTCGGCAACGGTGACCACCGAGCCCGGGGCCGACGGCAGCGGTTCCCGCCTGGCCCACAGGTGTACCGCCTTCATCGGGGCGTTCGGGAATCCCGGCAACGGCGAATGGCCGTCGACGCCGGCCACGTCGACCCACCGGTAGCCGCGGTCGGCTACCGCCATTGCCGCGAGATTCGCAGACAGCTGCTCGGCAACAGGCTGGTCGCGGCGTCCCGAGCCGACGATCACGGCCGACTCGTCCTTGACCAGATCGGCGAGCGAGGACAGCAGCGACGGGTGCGCAGACAATTCGACGAACGCATTAGCCCCGTGTTCCGCGGCTACGGCCACGGACTGGTCGAATCGGACGGTGCGACATAGGTTTGCACACCAGTAGTCGCCGAACTCGATGTCGGTGCCGACCACCTTGCCGCACGCTGAGCTGACGAACTGCACCGGCGCATCCAGAAACGCCGACCTGGGCAGCAGCTCCTCGAACACGCCTCGCAGCGGTTCCAGCGCACTGGTGTGCCCCGGATAGTCGACATCGATTGCGCGCGCAAAGATCCCCGTCTGCTCAGCCAACCGAACGAGACCCTCGACGGCGCCACGGTCTCCGGAAACCACGGTCGACGACGGTGCGTTGACGGCGGAGATTTCCAGCCACCCCGCCGTTTCGCTGATCAGCCGCTTCGCCTCGTCGACCGCCACACCTACCACTGCCATGCCGTACGGCCCGGCCAGGCGATCCACGACCGTAGCGCGGGCGGCGACAACCGCAACGGCGTCAGCCAACGTCATGGCACCGGCCCCGTAGGCCGCGGCAACCTCACCCAAACTGTGTCCCACCGTGATAGCGGGCAGAATTCCGTAGGACCGCCACACCTGCGCCAAGCTGACGCAGTGGGTGAACTGCGCTCCCTGGATTTCGGTTTGCGACCAATGGCGTGCAGTGCCGTCGACCAGATACGGCAGCGGCGACGGGTGCCCGGCCGCCACGAACGCCGCCGCGCAATTGTCGGCCTCGGCGCGGTAGGCCGGCAACTGGCGATAGGCCTCGGCGCCCATCGACGGCCACTGGTTGCCCTGGCCCGGACAGACGAACGCGACCCGCGGACGGTCGGTCAACGACGACGTGGCCACCAGCGGGTGCTCGTGGCCGTCAGCCAAGGCCCTGAGCCCAGCCGCCAACTCGGCGCGGTCGGCCGCGCGAATCACCGCGCGGTGCCGGCGTACTCGCCGAATCCGGAGCAAGGTGGCGGCGACCGCCGCCACGCTGGGTTCGCGATCCAGGTACTCGAGGACCGCCGCCGCATCGCGTGCAACCAACTCTTCGTCGTGCGCACTGAGCAGCACCGGGATGCGGCCGTCGGGAAGTGAATGGACTGACATCACGTCACCGCCGGTACCGACACGATCACGTGCGCATTGGTGCCGCTGATCCCGAATGCCGACACGCCGGCAAGCCGCTGCCCGTCCACCGCGGGCCACGGCGTCAGCTTCCGTGCCAGACGCAATCCTTGCCTGTCCCAGTCGATTTCGCGACTAGGTTCGTCCGCGTGCAGGGTGGCCGGGACAGCTCCGTGTTCGGCGGATACCAGAACTTTGGCCAGGCCCAGGCCGCCTGCGGCGGCCTGCGAGTGTCCTACGTTCGACTTCACGGATCCCAGCAACGCGCCCTTACCCGGTTCGGTGTCGCCGTAAGTCCGTGACAGCGACTGCAACTCGACGCGATCGCCGATCTGAGTGCCGGTGCCGTGTCCCTCGACCATCGCGACGTTCTCAGCCCGAAGTCCGGCCTGCGCAATCGCACGCCGAAACAGTTGGGTCTGCGCCACGGCGCTGGGAGCGCTGAGCCCCGTGCTTCGACCATCTTGGTTCACCGCGCTGGCCCGGATCTCGGCCACAATGCGCCGACCGTCCCGTAACGCTGCCGACTTGCGTTGCAGCACGAACATCGCTGCGCCTTCGGCCCAAACGGTCCCGCTGGGGTGTGCGCTGTACGGGCGGCAGTGCCCGTCGTCGGACAAGGCGTGCTGCTTGGAGAACTCGACGAAGTATCCGGGCGAGCCCATCACACACACCCCGCCCGTCAGTGCCATGTCGCAGTCACCGATCCGCAGCGACTGCACCGCGGTGTGCAACGCAGCCAACGCCGAAGAACAGGAACAGTCGACAGTCATCGCCGGCCCAGCCAAGCCCAGCGTGTACGCGATCCGACCGGACACCACGCTCAGCGCGGTCCCGGTGATCAGATGACCGCTGTGCCGGGAGAATTCGGCCATGTCGGGCCCGTAACCGGTTGGTGAGGCGCCGACATAGCAGCCGACGTTCTCCCCCGCCAGGTCGTCGGGATTGATGCCGCTGTTCTCCAGCGCACGCCAGGCAACCCGTAGCGCGACGCGCTGTTGCGGGTCCATCGTGGTGGCCTCACGCGGGGAGATGCCGAAGAATTCCGGGTCGAACGTTGCTGCGCCGGATAGGAATCCGCCGGAGTCGCGGATCGTCTTGAAGCCGTCGCGACCTGAGCCGGTGAGCAGTTCGCGCACCGGCCACCCGCGATCGGTGGGAAACGGGCCGAGCGCCTCCCGCTGTCCGGACAGCAACGCCCAATAGGCGTCCGCGGTGTCGATGTCGCCGGGCGCCTCAACGGCCATGCCGATGATGACGACCGGGTCGTCGAACGCAGCACACTGCTGGTCAGGCATCGGTGATGACCCGATTAGCCAGAGCGTCGAGGTGCTCGTTGACGTAGAAGTGGCCGCCGTCGAAGAACGACAACGTGAACGCGCCCTCGGTGTGGGCGGCCCATTCGCGAAGCGTGCGAATGTCGATGCGATGGTCATGCCGCCCACCGACAGCGTGGATGTCGGCGCGGATGCGCACGCCCTCGGGGCAGTGGTAGCGGTTGAGCGCCTGGTAGTCGCCGCGCGCAGCGGTCGTCAACAGTTCGGCGAACTCTGCATCGGCCAGCAGCCGCGGGTCGGTCCCGCCCAAATCGGTGAGATCGGCGAGCAATTCCGGGCCGGTGGTCGGCAGCTCAGGCAGATTGCCGACCGTCGACGGCACGGGCCCGGACGAAACCCACAGCTTTTGCACCGTGACGCCGCGGTTTTCGGCGATCCGAGCGAATTCGAAGGCGACGACCGCTCCCATGCTGTGCCCGAACAACCGTAACGGCGCGACGTGCTGCCACGGTGCAGTATCGAAAAGGTCGCGCGCCAAATCCTGCACGGTTTCGGGCGGCGGTTCGTTGATGCGTTCGGCTCGCTGGGGGTATTGCACGACGAACGTGTCGCCGCGGGCGGCCAAGGCTAGCGCCAACTTTCGGTAACTGGCCGCGGCGGCGCCGGCGTGGGGAAACACCACGGTGGCACCCACGCAACTCTGGGTTTTTTGACCCGGAAAGTGCTTGATCCAGGACGCGAACGCGCCCGGCATGCTGGCCACGTTATCGACGGTCATGTGCCATCTCGATTTCCGCCGATTGTGACAGGACTTCCTCGGCGTCCATGGCGGCGACTTCCAGGTAGATTTCGGCGACGGCATCCAGTCGTCGGCTGTCGTGCTCCCGACGGCTCAGTAAGCGGGCCAGCGCCGAAACGGTGCGGGCGGCGAACACGTCCGCGACCATGGCATGGGGTGCGTCCAACCAGGTTCGGATCCGGGCAACAGCTTGGGTGGCTAATACCGAATCCCCGCCCAGCGCAAAGAAATCGTCGTCGATCCCGACGTCCTCGACACCGAGCACCTCGCCGATGATCGCGGCCAACGCTGCCTCCACCGGCGTCGACGCCGCACGGCGGACGGGTTCGGCTGACCCGGCCATGCTGGCAGCCAGTTGGTCGGCGACAGCGCGCCGGTCGATCTTGCCGCCGTCGGTGAAAGGAATGCGCTCGACCAACGACAGATGGCGCGGAACCATATATGCTGGAACGGAATTCGCCATGCGCTCACGAATCCCGGCCGCGGTCAGCGACTCGTCGTCGACGTGCAGCGCGGCGGCCAGCACGTCCGAGCCTCCCGTCGTCGGTACCACGGCGGCGACGGCCGTGACCACCCCGGGCACCCGCCGCAACGCGGATTCCACCTCACCCAATTCGATCCGGTACCCGCTGATCTTGACGCGGTGATCGGCCCGGCCGACGAACTCCAGCGTGCCGTCCGGCCAGTAGCGCGCCAGGTCGCCGGTGCGATACCACCTGCGACCCCCGTGTTCGACGAAGCGCTCGGCGGTCAAGTCGGGTCGTCCGCGGTAACCCCTCGCAATACCGCGTCCGGAAATCCACAGTTCACCGGGCACCCAGTCGGGGCAGTCGTCACCAGAGCTATCCACCACTCGGCACTCGATGTTGGGGAACGGCGTGCCGTACGGCAGCGCAGCCCAATGCGGTGGCGGGTCGACGGTCTCGCAGATCGTGGCGTGCACCGCGGTTTCGGTCGCACCCCCCAGCCCGGCGAACCGCAGTTGCGGCGCTTCGGCTTTCAGCCGGCGGGCCAGCTCGGGCCGTACCCAGTCGCCGCCGGTCGCGACGACCCGCAGCGAAGACAACCGGCCACTACCGACCTCGAGCAGCATCTCCAGCCAGCCGGGCAGGAAGTTCAGCACCGTCACCTTGTGGGTGTCCATCAGCCTCGCCCAGCTGTCGGGGTCGCGGCGCTGCGCCTCGTCGACCACCACGATCGTCCCGCCCGCCCGCAGGGTCGCGAAGATGTCGAGCACGGACATGTCGCATTCCAGCGCGGAGAGCGCCAGGCACCGGTCGCTGGGGCCGATGTCGAAGTGGTCGGTGAGGAACTCGACGGTGTTCATGGCGCCGTCGTGGGTCATTTCCACGCCCTTGGGTTCTCCGGTGGAGCCCGAGGTGAACAGCACATAGGCCAGCTCGGTCGGTGCTGTTGGAAGCGGCTGACTTTCGCGGGAACCGCGCTGTAGCGCCTCGCCGACCGTGATCGCGGGAACGGGCAAGGGAGGCACGTGCTCGTCGCAGACCAGCGCCGCGCTCACCGCTCCGGTGTCCAGGATGCGCGCTGCCCGCTCTGCAGGTTGGTCGACGCCGATCGGCAGATAGACCGCGCCGGCGGCCAGGATGCCCAGGAGTGCGGGAATCTGCTCGGGACCCTTGGGTCCCAGCACAGCCACCGTGTCGCCAGGCTGGACGCCGGCCTCACGTAATGCGCCAGCCACCGCCAGCGCCTGGCTTCGCAGCTGCCCGTAGGTGAGGCAACCGGTATCGGCGTAGACCGCCGGCGCTTCGGGCCGCGCCTCGGCGCAACGAAAGAACCCGTCGTGCAACGCTTCCCCGCTGGGGGCGGCGGTGCGGGAGTTGTGGGCATCTCGCACTGCGCGCTGTTCAACCGGCAGCGCCGACGGTCCGGGCGCATCCCAGGCTTCGTC encodes:
- a CDS encoding non-ribosomal peptide synthetase — its product is MVGVAASREAIRAEVAELLGISPHALDPAGNLIGQGLDSIRMMALSGRWRRRGADIDFAALAATPTIEAWWDLLSSALSSADTPEHVDVAASADAAEAFPLALMQHAIWVGRQHNQELGGVAAHLYVEFDCGPIDAERLRTAAAALASRHPMLRVQFLADGTQRIDTGRQLGVVVHDFRELDPEGVEHRLSDIRETKSHQQLDGQVLEFTLSLLPGNRSRLHVDLDMQAADAMSYRTLMADLAALYRGQHLPELRYTYREYRQAIACQEAAPQPARDADREWWAQRIPELPDPPRLPLAPAPDMSRSTRRWHWLDPATCEALFAAARTRGITPAMAVASSFADTLARWSASPRFLLNVPLFGRQPLHADVDRVVGDFTSSLLLDIDLTHTGTPAQGACAMQDAMQTAAAHSAYPGLAVLRDLSRHRGAQVLAPVVFTSALGLGELFALEVTEAFGTPGWLLSQGPQVLLDAQVTEFSGGVLVNWDVREGAFASGVIDAMFAHHIDELARLAGSDEAWDAPGPSALPVEQRAVRDAHNSRTAAPSGEALHDGFFRCAEARPEAPAVYADTGCLTYGQLRSQALAVAGALREAGVQPGDTVAVLGPKGPEQIPALLGILAAGAVYLPIGVDQPAERAARILDTGAVSAALVCDEHVPPLPVPAITVGEALQRGSRESQPLPTAPTELAYVLFTSGSTGEPKGVEMTHDGAMNTVEFLTDHFDIGPSDRCLALSALECDMSVLDIFATLRAGGTIVVVDEAQRRDPDSWARLMDTHKVTVLNFLPGWLEMLLEVGSGRLSSLRVVATGGDWVRPELARRLKAEAPQLRFAGLGGATETAVHATICETVDPPPHWAALPYGTPFPNIECRVVDSSGDDCPDWVPGELWISGRGIARGYRGRPDLTAERFVEHGGRRWYRTGDLARYWPDGTLEFVGRADHRVKISGYRIELGEVESALRRVPGVVTAVAAVVPTTGGSDVLAAALHVDDESLTAAGIRERMANSVPAYMVPRHLSLVERIPFTDGGKIDRRAVADQLAASMAGSAEPVRRAASTPVEAALAAIIGEVLGVEDVGIDDDFFALGGDSVLATQAVARIRTWLDAPHAMVADVFAARTVSALARLLSRREHDSRRLDAVAEIYLEVAAMDAEEVLSQSAEIEMAHDRR
- a CDS encoding beta-ketoacyl [acyl carrier protein] synthase domain-containing protein, translated to MPDQQCAAFDDPVVIIGMAVEAPGDIDTADAYWALLSGQREALGPFPTDRGWPVRELLTGSGRDGFKTIRDSGGFLSGAATFDPEFFGISPREATTMDPQQRVALRVAWRALENSGINPDDLAGENVGCYVGASPTGYGPDMAEFSRHSGHLITGTALSVVSGRIAYTLGLAGPAMTVDCSCSSALAALHTAVQSLRIGDCDMALTGGVCVMGSPGYFVEFSKQHALSDDGHCRPYSAHPSGTVWAEGAAMFVLQRKSAALRDGRRIVAEIRASAVNQDGRSTGLSAPSAVAQTQLFRRAIAQAGLRAENVAMVEGHGTGTQIGDRVELQSLSRTYGDTEPGKGALLGSVKSNVGHSQAAAGGLGLAKVLVSAEHGAVPATLHADEPSREIDWDRQGLRLARKLTPWPAVDGQRLAGVSAFGISGTNAHVIVSVPAVT
- a CDS encoding thioesterase II family protein gives rise to the protein MTVDNVASMPGAFASWIKHFPGQKTQSCVGATVVFPHAGAAAASYRKLALALAARGDTFVVQYPQRAERINEPPPETVQDLARDLFDTAPWQHVAPLRLFGHSMGAVVAFEFARIAENRGVTVQKLWVSSGPVPSTVGNLPELPTTGPELLADLTDLGGTDPRLLADAEFAELLTTAARGDYQALNRYHCPEGVRIRADIHAVGGRHDHRIDIRTLREWAAHTEGAFTLSFFDGGHFYVNEHLDALANRVITDA